The Rhododendron vialii isolate Sample 1 chromosome 5a, ASM3025357v1 genome contains a region encoding:
- the LOC131326175 gene encoding thioredoxin H9 isoform X2, with amino-acid sequence MGFCFSKPQNDDDSEHHVEFAGGNVHLITTKESWDEKVSQARKDGKTVVANFSASWCGPCRMIAPLYCELSEKYPSLMFLTVDVDELTDFSTSWDIKATPTFFFLRDGQQVDKLVGANKPELQKKITAIVDSVNPFHA; translated from the exons ATGGGTTTCTGCTTCTCTAAG CCTCAAAACGACGACGACTCTGAGCATCATGTCGAGTTTGCTGGTGGAAATGTGCACCTCATCACAACGAAAGAAAGCTGGGATGAGAAGGTGTCACAAGCAAGGAAGGATGGCAAGACG GTGGTTGCAAACTTCAGTGCATCATGGTGTGGTCCCTGCAGAATGATTGCGCCCTTATATTGCGAGCTTTCTGAGAAATACCCTTCTCTGATGTTCCTAACTGTTGATGTTGACGAACTTACT GATTTCAGCACATCATGGGATATCAAAGCCACTCCAACCTTCTTCTTCCTAAGAGATGGCCAGCAAGTCGACAAACTAGTTGGAGCCAACAAACCGGAGCTACAGAAGAAGATCACTGCAATTGTGGATTCAGTGAACCCATTTCATGCATAG
- the LOC131326175 gene encoding thioredoxin H9 isoform X1, which produces MMCVCNPVVWTKDLQLGFSISSSLQTFKMGFCFSKPQNDDDSEHHVEFAGGNVHLITTKESWDEKVSQARKDGKTVVANFSASWCGPCRMIAPLYCELSEKYPSLMFLTVDVDELTDFSTSWDIKATPTFFFLRDGQQVDKLVGANKPELQKKITAIVDSVNPFHA; this is translated from the exons ATGATGTGTGTATGCAATCCAGTGGTTTGGACTAA GGATCTGCAGCTAGGGTTTAGCATATCAAGCTCTCTCCAAACATTCAAGATGGGTTTCTGCTTCTCTAAG CCTCAAAACGACGACGACTCTGAGCATCATGTCGAGTTTGCTGGTGGAAATGTGCACCTCATCACAACGAAAGAAAGCTGGGATGAGAAGGTGTCACAAGCAAGGAAGGATGGCAAGACG GTGGTTGCAAACTTCAGTGCATCATGGTGTGGTCCCTGCAGAATGATTGCGCCCTTATATTGCGAGCTTTCTGAGAAATACCCTTCTCTGATGTTCCTAACTGTTGATGTTGACGAACTTACT GATTTCAGCACATCATGGGATATCAAAGCCACTCCAACCTTCTTCTTCCTAAGAGATGGCCAGCAAGTCGACAAACTAGTTGGAGCCAACAAACCGGAGCTACAGAAGAAGATCACTGCAATTGTGGATTCAGTGAACCCATTTCATGCATAG